The window CGATGGAGCGGACAAGCGTAGTGTATGATAGTGAAATTTTAAGAAACTTGCAAAGACTAGAGCGTCAAATCTGCGGCGGCTTGATAGTACTGCTTTGCCTGAGTTTGAGTGGATGTTCCCGCCGGGTCGATGATCCATCTACGGTCGTCATGATTCTCGAAAGCAGTCCAAATAATCTGGATCTTCGGCAAGGGACGGACGCCCAGTCGGAGCGAGTGGGTGGGCTCATCTTCGACGCGCTCGTGAAGAAGGATGAGCATTACGAGTTACAACCTTGGCTAGCTACGAGTTGGGATCAACCGGATGCGCTGACATGGGTGTTTCATCTACGAGACGGGGTACAGTTCCACGATGGAAGGCCCCTTGAGGCGCCTGATGTGGCCTATACCATTGAGAGCCTCCTTGACGGCTCACTCGTGACGGCAAAGTCTGGGAGTTTTGCGACCGTTGATCGGGCGGAGGCAAAGGATCGGCTAACGGTCGTAGTCCATATGAGGCGACCCGATGCGGGTCTGCTGTTCAATGTAAGCGATGGATTGTTTGGAGTAGTGCCTCGGGGCAGCGGAAGAGATTTCGGGTTGCGCCCAATTGGGTCTGGGCCGTTCAAGTTTGTGAGTGCAGTGCAGGATAAGGAAGTAATCCTGGAGCAAAATCACCACTACTGGTCAATAGCACCCGAGGTGCCTGCAGATGCACAAAGAATCGAGCGAGTACGGTTCGAGGTCGTGCCGGATGCGATAACGAGCGCGCTGGAGTTGAAGAAGGGGTCCGCGGATCTTGCCAGCAACGTGGTGACTTTGGATATGGTGCACACGTTGCAGAGCGCGGCGAATCTACAGGTGGAATCGGGCGTGGGTTCTCCGGTAGTTTATGTGACATTCAATGTTACAGATCCAGTGTTGAAGGATAAGAGAGTACGTCAGGCAGTGGCTTGTGCGATTGATCGGCACGCGATTGTAGACGCGATCTGGCGAGGGCAAGCAAGGCTGGCTGACACACTGCTGCCGATAGGGCACTGGGCTGCGGCTACAGATGCAGAGTTGGGGCAATATCCCCATGACGTCGGCAGGGCGCAAAGACTCCTCGAGGAGGCTGGCTTTCCTGCTGGCAAAGACGGGGTTAGGTTGCGGCTGACTCTGAAGACGAGCACGGACGAGACGACTCGACTGATGGCAGCGGTGCTGCAACAACAGTTGCGTGCAGCAGGGATTCGGCTGGAGATTCGATCGGCCGAGTTTGGGACGTTCTATGCCGACGTGACCAAAGGTGCGTTTCAGATCTATGCGCTACGGTGGATCGGAAGCAACGAAGATCCGGATATCTTTCGGTATGCGTACGGTTCGGGCAGCTTTCCGCCGAAGGGAGGAAATCGTGGTCGGTATTCCAACCCACAGGTGGATGCGCTGCTCGCAGATGCTGCGGGTTCAACGGTCCGAGCAGTGAGAAAGGCGGACTATGTTAAGGTACAGAAGATTTTGGCGGAAGAGTTACCAGGAATACCGCTTTGGTATCCGAATAACGAAGTGATTCACACTCGCCATGTGCAAGGAGTTGTAGCGAGGGGTGCAGGAAGCTTTGATTTTTTGCGCGAGGCGTGGGTGGTGCGGTAGTACGATCTCATGCGTTGGTTGCCACTACGGATTCACACACAACGATGATAGATAGGAATATCAGCATTCTTGTAGCGAGTTTGCATGAGGCCTCCCCCCTTGCAAGTCGGACGGAAACGGCATCGAAGCTGATGCCGTTTACATGGCCTGCGCCACTATAAAAAGAACTCCCGTATACGTAGCAGCAGGCAGTTGCGGCAAGCTCGACAGGTTGATGCTCAGGCTCAGGTTGTCCGTGCGGCTGGCGTCGCCGAGGCTTAGGATCGAAGATATGGTGAAGAGCTGAAGACTGCTCCCGGTCCCAAAGGGACTTGTCTGAGTAAATGGAGTAAAAGTAGTGGGGAGCCCAGTTGGGACCTGCCCGCTGACGCATGAAGACGGTATAGAAGTGATGGGCGCACTGCTGCTGAGGGCTGTCGCGGAACTACCGAAAAATGCATACTCGTTAAGTGTGGATACAAGCGCTAATCCGCTCCACGAAGTTGTCACTGCAATCGGATTCGATCCGGGGGCAACTCCACTTGGAACCAGATTAAAGTTTATCGTGGCTGGCATTGCCGTTACCGTGATGCTGCCCAGGATTATGCCACGAGGCGCGGGCCGATGCGTGCCAACCGACAACACCTGCGCCTGTGCGGTACCAAACCATACGCACCCCGCAATCCACGCCAGCAGCAGATGTCGTCTCCGTTGATTGAGCAGAATCATCCTAACTTCTGCCCCGTGGAGTCTTCTCCACTACAACGGTCATGACTGTCTGATCTTCGCTTGCACTGCTGGTCGCCTCTGCCGGAGCGGACACGACGCGATAGCTTCCACCATTCAAAAATTGATCCACCAGTACCGTAAGGGGATGCGTGCGCGGTTTGCGCTCTCTCACGTAGAAGTACCCATCCGAGTCGGTATAAACCGAAAGCTGATCGACTAAAAGCGCGGCGCCCATTACGGGTTGTCCCGATAAGTCGAGCACTCTTCCGCGAACCATCATGCCACCCATCGAATAGTGCTGATAAGCGGCGGTTTCCATGCCTTGTTGGCGCGACACTGCACCTTCCGCCTCAGCCGTGTACAGTAACTGTCCGTCGGCAGCGACAAACGTTCCACCATTCAATGCGAGCTTTCCAAAAAGATGAATCTGAGCATTCAGGATCAGGGCTTGCTCGAAGGGAGACTCCACCCTGGCAGGAACATAATATGTCTGATAGTCCGCGCTCAACGTCGCCAGGTTGGACAAAAACGATCCCCCGAAGCCAAAGGTATTCTGCCCGTTCGATGTGTTGACAGACTGTGATAACACCCAGCGAGGGCTCAGCGTCTCTTGAACAGTAGAGATGAGCTCATCTGTACTGTTTGAACCCTCCGGCCGGCTAACGAGATAACTTGCGCCAACATGGACTCGCGGTGTTACATCCCGACTTGCTGAGTAGACCATCGCGACATCGCTACGACCGTCGTAGGTCGACTGAAATAACATCGCGGACATCGCGACACCCACGACCTGCAGACTGGCTGAACCTTGATTCACTGTACTGCGCAGATTATTTTGTGACTCGTAAACCGGCGTCAGATAGTTCTGCCTTCCTGCCGTAAGAGTGAGATACGGCGTCGGCCTCACCGTTAGCAGGATATTTTCGCGAGCGGGCTCCGAGGAGATTGGAGTCTGCACATCCGCACGCCTGAACTGACTCCCCGATTCGTAATAGGCCGCCTTGAGGTCAATTCGTTGCCGGTTGATTGATAGACTCGCGGCCGCGTAAGGCTGGTAGGATCCCATTCCTCCTGAGAACGCGACCTGTGTCCCTCCGCCTGAGTTCCATTCCATGCTGTACAGGGCAGTCACCTGTCTTGCCACAATGACATGTGCCGACCCCGTCCATTGTGGTGCGACTTTTCCAGTTACAAATAGAATGCCTGCCGGCGTCGCAGTGCGAGCGCCATTGAAGAACGGACTATTGAACGTGTTTGACGTGGCTCCTGCAAATGCGTAAAGATTTGCGTCGTCCACTTTCGTTGTTACTCCCGCGCCGACTCCAGTCAAATAGTGACCGCTGTCAAAGATATCCGTCGGAAGATTGAAAGGAATGTTGTCGATGCCCAATGTGTATCTGGCCCGTTCCGTTGCCTTCACTAGCTGCGCTCCACCATAGAACTGCCCCCCCACCGTACCCGCCCCCACCGATGTTGTATAGGTCCCGTTGCGGATGCTCACCGTTCCACCCTGCGACTGGTAGAGCGACGAGGTACCTCCGCTTAACTCGACGATCTGGGCGTTAAGAAAATCTCCGCCCACAAAGACTAAAACCAGAACGAGAACCCTCACCGCGACCTCCTCCTCGCTGTCTCGTTCTTACTGTGTGCTGCCTGTAATCGGCCGCTTGAGGTCGAAGTGCTCAAAACGAAAGTCGATCTCGGTGGGAGACTGACTCTCAGGCCAATCCATCTCTATGTGTCTCGATCCCCCGGGCAACAAGGGGAAACCGGCAAGATCCCCGTTCGCATGATCTCCAGTAGCTTTGACCGATTGAACTCTGGCGAGAGCGTCACCATCATTTTCGATATCGCAGCTCAACCGGCGGGTCCCGACACTGTACGAGAGATTCTTTACCTGGACTTCACTCGCCGTCAGCGGCTGCTTCTGATAGAGATAGACCGTATGAGGCAGCATGATTCGCACATCTAAACCGTCACTGTGCCGCGGGTTTGAAAATGTGGCGTACACGGTAAACCATGCGGGCAGTTTATCCGCCGTGGCTTTGTAAAAGACGTAGTAGGTCTGTTTTGGTTGAAGCCGGACACTCATCGACGAAAGCTGAACGTGGATGTTACTGTCAAGCGGTCGAAACTGCCCCTTCCCTTCCGGAGTAATGCTGAAGCTTTTCGGCTCCAGTATCACAACCATCGGGGACAAGGTGTTATTGGTAAGCATCAGTTTTCCATCAGCTTTACCTTTGTATTCAACGATGACTGGTTGAACAGTCTGTGCCAACACGGACGCACCAAGCCATAATGTGCCTATGAGAACTCGAAAAAACATGACGTCTCCCTAGTCCGTCCGAAAAGACGGAATGTCTGGCAAACCCTCTTGTCTAGAGGGCCTGTGCTTGAAGGGTCATGGTTCCCGTATAGGTTGCAGCAGCAAGCGTCAGCCCGGTGGTGTTGATCTCCAGGAGCAGACTGTCGACGCGAACGAAGGACCGGTTAAGCGCAGTCAGGGGAACGGTATAGATTTGCAGGCCTGCACCTGCGGTACCGAGAGCATCTGTCTGCGTAAATGCGGTGTAAGTCGTCGGCAGGCCGAGCAGATCTTCGCCAAGCACTGCCGACGAAGGGATGTTCGATACCGGTGGTCCTGCGTAAGTCAGGGCAGCAGTGGGGCTCGACAGTGAAGCAACCAGAATCACGTTGGCACGGCCAACGGCTAGTGACCAGGTTGTTGTGACAACGACAGGAACGCTGCCCAGCGCGGTGCCAGGGACAGTGGGGAGTGCGAAGTTGACTGTGGTTGGGGTGGCTGAAACGCCAATGGATTCGGCGAGGGTTGCGTTGAGGGTGACGCTGGCTGTGTTCGAGTTAAGCTGAGCGAAGGCAAGCTGCGAACCAGGGATGAGTGTAAGAGCGACAAACAGAATTTTGAAGAGTGAAGTTGCTTTATTGCTCGGCATAAGAAGGGCTCCGGAGATAATGTGGATTCGGCATCGTGCCGCGATCTATTTTTTGGTGACTAAGCTCCTATTGCAGTACTGCTGAAACGCAGGTATTGGATGAATTGAAAATGCCCAAGACGAATCCTGGCAGAATAAATCAACGAAACGTTGGATCGGTGAAACCATCGAACAATGCTTCAATGCAACGAAGCATAGACTTTTCAGCGGCAATTTGGATACAACTTTTGGTGAGGTCTCCGGTACTTTCCCATTTTGATCCACCAAGTTGCTCCTTCGGGAACGTTATGAATACGATTTCTGCCTCGGCTTTCAATACTCCGCAATGACTTCGCTAACGTAATCCTCGACAACGAACCGTTGCAGTTCCACGCCGCGCTCGTCCTCAATCATCCAGACATGCTGAAAAAAAGTCTTTTCTATGATGCGGTTATAAGGACCCAACTCTCCCATCGGATGAAACGCGCCATCGGGATCCATCCAGAAAACTCTGATCCTTTGGTCGCTGTTATTGATCAGTTGAAGTTCAGCCTGCCTCGAACTAACGCGCGACAGCGCCAGCTTCGAGACGCTGCGCGCACGAATTGCTTCGATTGCAATAGGGCGCTTCCTTTGCTGGTAGAGAAGATCGAGCAGCGCAAAACCGGCTATATCCTCTTTACGCTTTGACTGCGCCTCGGCGGTATCCGGACCGAAATACCACATCGAGAGTTCAGCCCAGTAGTCTTCTGGACTCCTCGCCGCACGGGATCCCCTCCAACGCCCGGCATTTACCGACAGTCCGAACTGAGCCTCGATCAGCTTTCGAATCTCTTCATCCAAGCCATAGTTCATCAATGCAATCGCGAACTCGCGCATGCAGAGATCGGTGGTGTCATCACCCCGGTGCGAGGCAGCTGACAGCAGACTTTCTTCTCCGCAGGCACTGTAAATACCAGACTCTGCGCGACCGCCGTCCGGGTTGCTCTTCTGTGTTGTCGCACCGCCATCGTTAATCGGGTGTCGCCCGTGATTCTCAGGGAGCTCCAAAAGACCTTGTCCTTTGCCAAGAAGATGCAGCTCCACTCCACGTTGTCTAAGATTTTGTTTCGCCACGTCCATCGAAGCCAGCATGGTTTGCATCCGCATACATCCGTCTACTAGCGCACGATCCTCTACCAACGCGGAGCCACGTATAAAGACTCCGTCGCAATCAATCGCTTTCGTATAAAAGCCGAAGTATGGCGGATCAAAGCGCTCGATCCCGGGCATCCCCGTCCCAATCTGAGCCCGTGCCGCACCCGCCATACCGTACGATAAGACAAACAGAGCTGTGGCCGGGATTCGAAACTTGAAGAATCTCTGTTCAGCGAAACCTGGGCACATCGTGGTTGAGTGGGCGCTTTCTCTGAGGTCACTCCAGCGCTGCCAGCATAGCCGACAATTACCGAAAGTAAAAGCTTTCTTCAAAAATGTTCCACCTTAGATAACGCTGAAGATCTGATATCGCCCCCATTCTTTCGTGTAGCAGGTTCTTTGGATTGGAAGAAGAAATCCACACACATCAGAGCAGCAAACTGATGTCGGAACCTGATCTTCGGCAGATTTTGGCTGCGACAAAAAGATGAGCCTGGATGTCAGCCTGTCACTGCATCATCGCGGCGCGGTGCGTCAGATACTTCGCGTGATCGATAGGCCACAGCCATGTTGTTGCGCTTCATGTGAATGAGCTGAATTCGATATGCGCACCATCGAATCCATTCTCATTTAAGAATCGACGATGCCACCCCACGGAAACATGTCCGGTCATGCGGTCTTGAGAGCCGAGCCGATAAAGTGCGTGCAATATCGTGTTGTTGCCCATGGCTTATTTTTATTATTGGCTCCGGGGAACACTAATCTCCCTTTACCCGTGAGCAGTTTGCGTGCCCGCGATACTTCCATGGCGTGACGTGTCAAGGGAACCATATGGACTTTAGAAGGTGCGTAGCTGGTTGCCCCCCAGGGATTCGAACCCCGATTGATCGGTTCAGAGCCGACTGTTCTACCATTGAACTAGGGGGCAAAGTGCGTAGCGTGGTGCGCTCTGCGTCGCGAACGGGTGCTCGCTGACTGCCTTCTAAGAGTGTACGAGGTGAGGAAGATAAGGTCAACGTTTGGACCGCTACCACGTGTTCCGTTCTAGGTAGAATTGTGCCTATGACGATGTTGCATGATGTGATTGCTCGTGACTTTCTGGATGTTTCCTGTCGCAGGTTGGATCAGATGACTGAGTGCCTTGAGGTCTGCCTGCGCAAGTTGAGTGATGAACAGGTTTGGCAGCGCCAGGGAGCACATGAAAATGCTGTCGGAAATCTTGTTTTGCATCTTTGCGGAAATGCGCGGCAGTGGCTCATCCACGGAGTGGGTGGGGCGACTGACATCAGAGTGAGGGATGCGGAGTTCAGTGCCGATGGAGGCAAAAGTGGAGCGGAGTTGATCGCTTTGTTCCGAAGTACGATGGCTGAAGCTAAGAGCGCGATCTCTGCTGTGTCGGCTGAGCGGATGGCCGAGAGAATAACTCCGCAGGGACGCGATGTGAGTGTGCTCGAGGCGATCTATCAGGTGGTTGGGCATGTGCAACAGCATGTGGGCCAGATTATTTTGCTGACCAAGCAGATGACAGCGACGGATCTTGATCTGACGATGCCTCGTCCCCGGTGAGATTGCGGAGTAAATCACGCCGACAGGGTGGATGCAGGCCAGGGATGGGTCGTCGCCGCGAGACAGGAAGCGGGTGCAGACGCTGAGGCCTGACAGGCTTCAGAGTGGCGAGCGGGATGGTGATCGAGTGTTGTAGGGAAACTACTCGCATTTCATCTCCTGCTCGTCTCGTCGTTACGTGTGTGGATTAGTGTTTTGCGCACAGTTTGGGTACCCCCTCCCACCCCCGGGGTATCTTGCGCGTAAAATACTTATTTTCAGCGACTTGAGAACCACAACTGCCTGCAAATTATTCATTTTAGGTGACTTGCGCGCAAAATATTGATTTCAAGCGGCTTAGTGCCGCATATGACTCTTTGTTAACGTGTCTTTTTTCACCCACTTCTTTTAAGTATAGTTACTCCAGTCGCGGTAATACGCCACGCATAAGTGTTTATATTTCAATGACTTGGCTGGCGCAAGGGCTTGACATGCTGATTTGCTTGCGTTTCTACACTCTGACACGCTTGCTTCTCGCGCAAGTGACAGGACCTAGGCTTGTCTAGCGTGCTCTGTAAGCACCAGGGGGAATTGTGATCCGGAACGTATCCGGGTTGAAGGTGGGGCGGTCCTCAAAACTGAGAATGGTGGTGGTGGTGATTGATCGGAAGCCCTTTGCCTCGTTCTCTAAATCCACAACATCTCGCAGAATGACGGGTCGAGTAGGATCTATGCACATTGTGCGAACACCATGCTCCGATTCACGTACCACCACGACACGCACTACTAAACAACGCCTCTCGCCATCCGTGAGACGGACGTGGTCTTCGCCGATAACCGTTACGGACGATGGATTGCTGGTTGGCCCGATAAAATTCATGAGCGATGGTTCGTAAAAGGATAGGAGTGTGAAGCTGCACTGTCCGCCCGCCTCATTCAGGTAATAGCTAAGGCCGTCACCTGAATAGAACTGTTGGGTACCGTCGCAGATCATCGCTGTTCGGTCGTCCCCGCTGTTCACTCTACTCATCTTGAACGGAGCTTCAGCAGCAAGTTTGATGTGAATCTCAGAGCTGGGGATCTTCATCCCAGGCATAGACACCTGTGATGTCTGAACGGCTTCAGCTCTCCAACTTCGCGTGCTTTCTCCAAAACTCTTCGCCTTTTGTAGCAGTT is drawn from Edaphobacter lichenicola and contains these coding sequences:
- a CDS encoding DinB family protein, with the protein product MTMLHDVIARDFLDVSCRRLDQMTECLEVCLRKLSDEQVWQRQGAHENAVGNLVLHLCGNARQWLIHGVGGATDIRVRDAEFSADGGKSGAELIALFRSTMAEAKSAISAVSAERMAERITPQGRDVSVLEAIYQVVGHVQQHVGQIILLTKQMTATDLDLTMPRPR
- a CDS encoding fimbrial biogenesis chaperone, whose product is MFFRVLIGTLWLGASVLAQTVQPVIVEYKGKADGKLMLTNNTLSPMVVILEPKSFSITPEGKGQFRPLDSNIHVQLSSMSVRLQPKQTYYVFYKATADKLPAWFTVYATFSNPRHSDGLDVRIMLPHTVYLYQKQPLTASEVQVKNLSYSVGTRRLSCDIENDGDALARVQSVKATGDHANGDLAGFPLLPGGSRHIEMDWPESQSPTEIDFRFEHFDLKRPITGSTQ
- a CDS encoding carboxypeptidase-like regulatory domain-containing protein translates to MRVLVLVLVFVGGDFLNAQIVELSGGTSSLYQSQGGTVSIRNGTYTTSVGAGTVGGQFYGGAQLVKATERARYTLGIDNIPFNLPTDIFDSGHYLTGVGAGVTTKVDDANLYAFAGATSNTFNSPFFNGARTATPAGILFVTGKVAPQWTGSAHVIVARQVTALYSMEWNSGGGTQVAFSGGMGSYQPYAAASLSINRQRIDLKAAYYESGSQFRRADVQTPISSEPARENILLTVRPTPYLTLTAGRQNYLTPVYESQNNLRSTVNQGSASLQVVGVAMSAMLFQSTYDGRSDVAMVYSASRDVTPRVHVGASYLVSRPEGSNSTDELISTVQETLSPRWVLSQSVNTSNGQNTFGFGGSFLSNLATLSADYQTYYVPARVESPFEQALILNAQIHLFGKLALNGGTFVAADGQLLYTAEAEGAVSRQQGMETAAYQHYSMGGMMVRGRVLDLSGQPVMGAALLVDQLSVYTDSDGYFYVRERKPRTHPLTVLVDQFLNGGSYRVVSAPAEATSSASEDQTVMTVVVEKTPRGRS
- a CDS encoding ABC transporter substrate-binding protein, producing the protein MILESSPNNLDLRQGTDAQSERVGGLIFDALVKKDEHYELQPWLATSWDQPDALTWVFHLRDGVQFHDGRPLEAPDVAYTIESLLDGSLVTAKSGSFATVDRAEAKDRLTVVVHMRRPDAGLLFNVSDGLFGVVPRGSGRDFGLRPIGSGPFKFVSAVQDKEVILEQNHHYWSIAPEVPADAQRIERVRFEVVPDAITSALELKKGSADLASNVVTLDMVHTLQSAANLQVESGVGSPVVYVTFNVTDPVLKDKRVRQAVACAIDRHAIVDAIWRGQARLADTLLPIGHWAAATDAELGQYPHDVGRAQRLLEEAGFPAGKDGVRLRLTLKTSTDETTRLMAAVLQQQLRAAGIRLEIRSAEFGTFYADVTKGAFQIYALRWIGSNEDPDIFRYAYGSGSFPPKGGNRGRYSNPQVDALLADAAGSTVRAVRKADYVKVQKILAEELPGIPLWYPNNEVIHTRHVQGVVARGAGSFDFLREAWVVR